In one window of Oncorhynchus keta strain PuntledgeMale-10-30-2019 unplaced genomic scaffold, Oket_V2 Un_contig_1690_pilon_pilon, whole genome shotgun sequence DNA:
- the LOC118371269 gene encoding centromere protein K-like yields MSSNEVTLQQENEQPLDTESEVQDTPAPPAIPFYTECSEAAQAQLFNECEEQFAQLEMLQNEIILAEPDSDENPQEQSVNRLTAVAAELKQWQTRRPELLSTNPEVLLVVGAEELQKLNSQLELVLSCSQAKRDTLRETLKSEQKWLEEKKEVLRAGTELVVKQRLENERSSEHSVLQDTKKKIQKMKDYQNRLMETLADVLAEHFPLPTQETNADKKEKNIPQELNENLISLNEVLELLMNTALETPHDPYVSIDETFWPPYTEMLLRHGIAQRHPEDCFKIRLETFY; encoded by the exons ATG AGTTCGAATGAGGTAACGTTGCAACAGGAGAAT GAACAGCCACTGGACACAGAGTCAGAAGTCCAGGATACTCCAGCACCACCTGCCATTCCTTTTTACACAGAGTGCTCGGAAGCTGCACAGGCACAACTGTTTAACGAGTGTGAAGAGCAGTTTGCCCAGCTAGAGATG CTTCAGAACGAGATCATTCTCGCAGAGCCTGACTCTGATGAAAACCCTCAAGAACAG TCTGTGAATAGATTGACGGCTGTAGCAGCTGAGCTGAAGCAGTGGCAGACAAGACGGCCAGAAC TGTTGTCCACAAATCCAGAGGTGTTACTCGTCGTTGGAGCAGAGGAG TTACAGAAGCTGAATTCACAACTGGAGTTGGTCCTCTCTTGCTCTCAAGCCaagagagacacactgagagagactTTAAAAAG TGAACAGAAGTGGTTGGAGGAAAAGAAGGAAGTGTTGAGGGCAGGCACTGAACTTGTGGTCAAACAGCGACTGGAAAACGAAAGGTCATCAGAACACAG TGTGTTGCAGGACACCAAGAAGAAGATCCAGAAGATGAAGGATTACCAGAACAGACTGATGGAGACCCTGGCAGACGTACTGGCGGAACACTTCCCACTTCCTACACAGGAGACCAACGCTGACAAGAAGGAAAAG AACATTCCTCAAGAGCTGAATGAGAATCTAATTTCACTCAATGAAGTCCTGGAG CTGCTGATGAACACGGCTCTGGAGACGCCTCACGATCCCTACGTATCGATAGACGAGACGTTCTGGCCCCCGTACACAGAGATGCTGCTGCGCCACGGCATTGCACAGAGACACCCAGAGGACTGTTTCAAGATCCGCCTGGAAACCTTTTATTAA